Proteins encoded by one window of Flagellimonas lutaonensis:
- the smpB gene encoding SsrA-binding protein SmpB, with amino-acid sequence MQNTINIKNKRARFDYEILDKYTAGIVLSGTEIKSIRLGKASLSQSFCEFNDKGELFVINMQIDEYSHGTHYNHRPKAERKLLLNKGELRKLRKEVTTSGLTIIPLNLFINDRGLAKLNIGLARGKKLYDKRETIKERESKRNLSRIKKSYNN; translated from the coding sequence ATGCAGAATACCATCAACATAAAGAACAAAAGAGCCCGTTTCGACTATGAGATTCTAGATAAATACACTGCGGGCATCGTATTGTCGGGCACCGAGATCAAATCGATTCGTTTGGGCAAGGCCTCCCTATCACAAAGTTTTTGCGAATTTAATGATAAGGGTGAATTGTTCGTCATCAATATGCAAATCGACGAGTATTCGCATGGCACCCATTACAACCACCGGCCAAAGGCCGAACGCAAGCTGTTGCTGAACAAAGGGGAGCTTAGAAAATTACGTAAAGAGGTGACCACTTCGGGGCTTACCATTATTCCGCTCAATCTGTTCATCAATGACCGGGGACTTGCCAAATTGAACATTGGCCTGGCGCGGGGCAAAAAGCTGTACGATAAGCGCGAGACCATTAAAGAAAGGGAGAGCAAGCGAAATTTATCGCGTATCAAGAAGAGTTATAACAATTGA